A segment of the candidate division KSB1 bacterium genome:
ATATCTTTAAAGCCCAGCTTTTTGGGTTTTTCTTCGTCATCCGGCCAATAAACTGTTTTAAAAATCCAGTCCCAGACACTTAAGACGATGCCGAAGTTTTGGCCGCCTTTACCATGGAGTTCAACGTCGTGATGCCAGACATGCATTTTAGGTGAATTAATCACGTACTTAAAAGGACCCCAGTTAATCGGCAAATTCGCATGGTTGAGGTCTTGCATGAGTGTGCCAATTATGGCAATGATGAGAATGACAGTCCCGTCTATGCCAAGAATAACGAGCGGCAAATAGGAAAGCGTTTTATAGACAATGACTTCTGCCCAATGAAAGCGGAAATTTCCAATCCAATCCAACTCTTCGATGCTGTGGTGCAGCTTGTGAAATTCCCAAAGCCACGGAACGTTATGCAGCAAGCGGTGAATATTCCA
Coding sequences within it:
- a CDS encoding sterol desaturase family protein — encoded protein: MPIYAQYYFWLTGISLFCFLLERIAPWRPQQKVFRRGFRQDVLWLVFNGHYLGLLMAIFTGYVVNLFNTFLYQLGVPVPESLAFLADAPLWAQFIIFFILKDFIEWNIHRLLHNVPWLWEFHKLHHSIEELDWIGNFRFHWAEVIVYKTLSYLPLVILGIDGTVILIIAIIGTLMQDLNHANLPINWGPFKYVINSPKMHVWHHDVELHGKGGQNFGIVLSVWDWIFKTVYWPDDEEKPKKLGFKDMETTYPDGVLRRFVYPFWREKRYKEK